The following coding sequences are from one Cydia splendana chromosome 15, ilCydSple1.2, whole genome shotgun sequence window:
- the LOC134797503 gene encoding SET and MYND domain-containing protein 4: protein MSIDSCYQGIIEKLTLQGKVKEISEKLLTCKTNADRVLQLYDVISDLNAFPEPLEVSKSTDLSLYYRNRGNECFKKSQDFEAWQYYNLSLLHAPTSSDDYALALSNRSAVFFSLKKYKECLKDIKMVLTLNYPEKLYEKLVKRQKSCEECLKLDLNNLKSSISERSQEIDEITKLKSPRDSTYLCTSNKLQVAYSSEMGRHVIAKEDIKVGEVLVEEDPYFILLQKNEYLFSCSYCLSRDMNLIPCDNCCFTLFCSKECKNKAEKDYHSIECPLMAALIDLQFTKLELLALRTTIKARNDHPDWESLFKTIEDAESKLNSENRGCILQDNKWIYDSKYYASIHTLATNIERRSNSDVFLKAVTAAVFLKFLSDRTRFLNNNEKARRCVSDLLLLHIMTSATNMHGLSSSIENAEGNFVEELSIASAPYAFHSLLNHSCAPNVVRFCKLGSGKMTLFALRPIKKGTQIFDNYGAHHALQDLKTRQADLKFQYKFICVCEACVNDWPTYLTMKMSCKTKVPVNLVVRKEQLLNLAIIDKLQKGDIDTAVNIFKPLCALTEVLDAFAPNVELADCQETLKQCLAIFGGLVPYGYSRLIEWDAKYKKKSSINKFLKGTYFSS from the exons ATGAGTATAGATTCTTGTTACCAGGGTATAATAGAAAAGTTAACTTTACAAGGCAAAGTAAAAGAAATATCTGAGAAACTGTTAACTTGTAAAACAAATGCGGACAGAGTTCTGCAACTTTATGATGTTATTAGTGATTTAAATGCCTTCCCAGAACCACTTGAGGTAAGTAAGTCAACTGATTTGTCTTTATACTACCGTAACCGTGGCAACGAGTGTTTCAAGAAATCTCAAGACTTTGAGGCCTGGCAATACTACAATTTGTCCTTACTCCATGCTCCTACGAGCTCAGATGATTATGCATTAGCTTTGTCCAACAGATCAGCTGTGTTTTTCTCTTTAAAAAAGTATAAGGAATGCCTAAAAGATATTAAAATGGTACTAACTTTAAATTACCCAGAAAAGTTATATGAGAAGCTTGTTAAAAGACAAAAGTCGTGTGAAGAGTGCCTTAAATTGGATCTGAATAACTTAAAAAGTTCAATTTCTGAAAGATCTCAGGAAATTGAtgaaataacaaaattaaaaagtcCAAGAGATAGCACCTATTTGTGCACTAGTAACAAACTCCAAGTGGCATACAGTTCGGAGATGGGGAGACATGTCATTGCCAAAGAGGATATTAAAGTTGGGGAAGTATTAGTCGAAGAAGATCCATATTTCATCTTATTGcaaaaaaatgaatatttattCAGTTGCAGCTATTGTTTGTCAAGAGACATGAATCTTATTCCTTGTGATAATTGTTGTTTCACTTTATTCTGTAGCAAAGAATGTAAGAATAAAGCAGAGAAGGACTATCATTCTATTGAATGTCCGTTAATGGCTGCTCTTATTGATCTGCAATTCACTAAATTGGAATTGCTTGCATTGAGAACCACTATAAAAGCCCGCAATGACCATCCAGACTGGGAAAGTCTGTTCAAGACAATTGAAGATGCTGAATCAAAATTAAACTCAGAAAATAGAGGTTGCATTTTACAAGATAATAAGTGGATTTATGATTCAAAATATTATGCATCTATTCATACACTGGCTACAAATATTGAGAGGCGATCCAATTCTGATGTGTTTCTAAAAGCTGTGACTGCTgcggtttttttgaaatttttgtcGGACAGAACACGTTTTctcaataataatgaaaaaGCCCGTAGATGCGTATCTGATTTGTTACTGCTGCATATTATGACAAGTGCTACGAATATGCATGGATTGAGTTCGAGCATTGAGAATGCAGAGGGCAATTTTGTTGAAGAGTTGAGTATAGCGAGTGCTCCATATGCCTTCCACAGTCTTCTTAACCATTCTTGTGCTCCCAATGTCGTGCGGTTCTGTAAACTGGGCTCTGGGAAGATGACTTTGTTTGCTCTCCGGCCAATCAAGAAGGGAACACAAATTTTTGATAACTATGG AGCTCACCACGCTCTCCAAGATCTGAAGACGCGGCAAGCGGATCTCAAATTCCAATACAAATTCATATGCGTTTGCGAGGCTTGTGTCAATGATTGGCCGACTTACCTAACTATGAAGATGTCATGTAAGACAAAAGTCCCAGTAAACCTCGTCGTACGCAAGGAACAACTTTTAAATCTCGCTATTATAGATAAACTGCAGAAAGGAGATATAGATACGGcagtaaatatttttaagccTCTCTGCGCGTTGACCGAGGTGTTGGACGCGTTTGCCCCTAACGTAGAACTGGCAGATTGCCAAGAAACGCTTAAACAGTGCCTTGCTATCTTTGGGGGACTAGTGCCTTATGGATATAGTAGACTTATTGAATGGGACGCTAAATATAAGAAGAAGAGTAGtattaacaagtttttgaagGGCACATATTTTTCAAGCTAA